The genomic window GGCCGGCGGCCGCCTCCTGCGCGTGCGCGGCACCCGCCGCCCCACCGACCCCGAGGTGTTCGCGTCGGGCGCCTGGCATCCGCTCACCCACACGGAACTCGTCAAGCTCGCCGCCGAGGAACTCCGCGCCCGCACCGGTCTGTCCAACTCCGAACTGCCCGCCGAGATGCTCGACAGCCGCGAGGCCGTGGCCGCCCTCCTCGCCGCGCGCGCCCGCACGCCGGCCCCCGAGGAGCCGTACCGCCGCTCCGAACAGTCCCTGATCACCGGGCACCCCTACCACCCCGCCCCCAAGGCCCGCGGTGGCGGTCCGGTCGCCGGCTGGCTGCCGTACGCGCCCGAGGCGTACGCCGCCTTCCCGCTGACGCTGCTCGGGGTCCGGGAGGACACGGTGGTCGAGGAGGGCGACACCACCGCCCTCGACAGCCTCGGCACGGCCCCGCCCGGCTACCGCCTCCTGCCCGCCCACCCGTGGCAACTCGACCTCGCGGAGCGCGAGTTGGCCGACGCCTTCGCCGACGGCCGCCTTCTACGGCTGGGCCGGGCGCACGGTGAGGTGTGGCCCACGGCGGCGATCCGCACGGTGTACGTCCCGGGGGGCGCCCCGGACCGCTCCTCAGCGGCCGACCTCTTCCTCAAGTTCAGCCTGGACGTGCGCATCACCAACGACATCCGCCGCCTGTGGCGCCACGACCTGCTCAAACTGCGCCGTACGGACAGGGCGGTCACCGCGGCCTTCGCCGAGCTGCCGGGCGCCTGGCTGAGCGACCGCGGTTACCGCACCGCCGACTTCGCCTTCGAGGAGCTGGCGGTCCTGGTGCGGGACGGCCTGGGCGGCCATCTGGCCCCCGGCACGACACCTTTCCTCGGCGCCGCCCTCACCGAGAGCACCGAAGCCTTCCCCGGCAATCCGCTGGCCGGCACCGCCGACCCCGAGGCCTGGTGGGCGGCATATCTGCGCGCGGTGGTGCCGCCGGCCCTCGGCGCCTTCCACCGGCACGGCGTCGTCATCGAGGCCCACCTCCAGAACACCGTCGTCGCCTGCGACCCCGCCGGCACCCCTGTGCGGGTCCTGTACCGCGACGCCGAGGGCGTGAAGCTCCTGCCGGACGTGACCCGCGCTGCGGGCTGGGAACGGCTGCGGTACTGCCTGGTCGTCAACAACGTCCTGGAGATCGCGGCAGCCGTGTCCGAGCACCACCCGGGCATCGACCCCTGGCCCGCCGTACGGCGCGAGCTGGGACGGCACCGCGACATCCCGGAGGTCGGCGCCCTCCTCGACTCGCCGACCCTGCCCGCCAAGACCAACCTGCTGCTGCGCTGGACCGGAGCGGACGGGGCGGACGCCCGATACCTGCCGGTCCGCAACCCGTTCTCGACCGAGGCGACTTCCCGGTGAACCACTTGTGCACACTGCATTCAGCCCGCCCGGCAGGATCACCCTTATGAGGTATCTGCCGGCCATATCACCACAGGCGATTGCTGGTTAACCCTACGATCGGTCGCTCTGAGCAAGTGGTGGGGGCGGTTCGGCATCAGCGCCGGATGCTCACGAGGCAAACAGAGGGCGGGCGCTGGTGGCCGACGACAGCATCGACAACCATCATCATGAAGCGGAAGTCGTCGTCATCGGGGCCGGCCTCTCCGGCGTGGCCGCCGTGATCGCGCTGCGCCGGGCCGGTTTCGATGACGTCGTCGTATTGGAGAAGTCCGGTCGCGCAGGCGGGACTTGGCGCGACAACACCTATCCCGGATGCGGCTGCGACGTACCGTCGGTGCTGTACGAATACTCCTTCGCGCCCCACGCGTGGAGCCGGGGCTTCGCCGACCGGTCCGAGATCCTCGACTACCTCGACACCACCGCGGCAACGCACGGCGCGCACAAAGCGATCCGCTACGACACCGAGGTGCTGAGCAGCCGCTGGGAGCCGGAAGCGCACCGCTGGAACCTGCAGACCACGTCGGGTACGTACACCGCCCGCGCCGTGATCGTCGCCACCGGCCCCTGGCATCGGCCCCGCCAGCCCGACATCCCCGGCCTCGACAGCTTCCCCGGCACCGCCTTCCACTCCGCCCGCTGGAACCACGAAGTCGACCTGACCGGACGGCGCGTGGCAGTGGTGGGCACCGGAGCGTCCACCGTCCAGTTCCTGCCCGAGATCCAGCTGAAGGCGGCTCATGTCGACGTCTTCCAGAGCACACCGCAGTGGGTGCTTCCGAAACCTGACTACCCGCTCCCTCCGGGGCTCCACCGCTTCTTCGAACACCACCCGGCAGCACGCCGCGCACTACGCAACCTGCACCACTGGACTCAGGAAGCCATCGGCGTGCCCCTGCGTCACCCGCACCTGCTGCTGCCCTTGGAGGCCCTGGCCCGCTTCCATCTGCGTACCTCGGTACGGGACCGCGCCCTGCGCCGGGCCCTTACTCCTGACCACTGCTTCGGCAGCCGCCGCCTGATCACGTCCAGCACGTACTACGCCGCCCTCACCCGGGCCAATGTCCGGCTGCATCCCACCCGCGTGACCGCTGTGGAGGGCACCGAAGTCATCGGCGCCGACGGCACCCGCACCCGCGCCGACATCATCGTCCTCGCGACCGGATACCACATCGGCGACATCCCGCTGGCCCCCCATCTGCACGGCACTGAGGGCACATTGGCCCACTCCTGGGCCGACAGCCGCCGTGCCTACCTGGGCACCAGCGTCAGCGGATACCCCAACCTCTTCCTGCTCATCGG from Streptomyces sp. DSM 40750 includes these protein-coding regions:
- a CDS encoding IucA/IucC family protein, with the protein product MDPVDATPPRTDVGTDADAHAAAPLLNCLLREVAEPVEPGVNGVHRLKAGGRLLRVRGTRRPTDPEVFASGAWHPLTHTELVKLAAEELRARTGLSNSELPAEMLDSREAVAALLAARARTPAPEEPYRRSEQSLITGHPYHPAPKARGGGPVAGWLPYAPEAYAAFPLTLLGVREDTVVEEGDTTALDSLGTAPPGYRLLPAHPWQLDLAERELADAFADGRLLRLGRAHGEVWPTAAIRTVYVPGGAPDRSSAADLFLKFSLDVRITNDIRRLWRHDLLKLRRTDRAVTAAFAELPGAWLSDRGYRTADFAFEELAVLVRDGLGGHLAPGTTPFLGAALTESTEAFPGNPLAGTADPEAWWAAYLRAVVPPALGAFHRHGVVIEAHLQNTVVACDPAGTPVRVLYRDAEGVKLLPDVTRAAGWERLRYCLVVNNVLEIAAAVSEHHPGIDPWPAVRRELGRHRDIPEVGALLDSPTLPAKTNLLLRWTGADGADARYLPVRNPFSTEATSR
- a CDS encoding flavin-containing monooxygenase, whose amino-acid sequence is MADDSIDNHHHEAEVVVIGAGLSGVAAVIALRRAGFDDVVVLEKSGRAGGTWRDNTYPGCGCDVPSVLYEYSFAPHAWSRGFADRSEILDYLDTTAATHGAHKAIRYDTEVLSSRWEPEAHRWNLQTTSGTYTARAVIVATGPWHRPRQPDIPGLDSFPGTAFHSARWNHEVDLTGRRVAVVGTGASTVQFLPEIQLKAAHVDVFQSTPQWVLPKPDYPLPPGLHRFFEHHPAARRALRNLHHWTQEAIGVPLRHPHLLLPLEALARFHLRTSVRDRALRRALTPDHCFGSRRLITSSTYYAALTRANVRLHPTRVTAVEGTEVIGADGTRTRADIIVLATGYHIGDIPLAPHLHGTEGTLAHSWADSRRAYLGTSVSGYPNLFLLIGPNLLTGTTAVPTVLEAQLRYIAAALNHLRASGSSALDVKPEVEAAHQRSLHEALGNTVYNAAGGTGYYFGLPGINTFCWPWSTARLVKRLHAFDPDVYSWSLPLPTQACAERESLPARPSDRLR